One stretch of Nitrospirota bacterium DNA includes these proteins:
- the folD gene encoding bifunctional methylenetetrahydrofolate dehydrogenase/methenyltetrahydrofolate cyclohydrolase FolD encodes MSAKIISGTEIAAQIREELKKEVAELKDKHGVAPGLVTILVGKNPASVSYVTGKQKTAHELGFNSIQDDQSENLSEADLLKLIDKYNKDPKIHGILVQLPLPKHIDEKKVLNAIDPDKDVDGFHPVNVGRLMIGGAEVKFLPCTPAGIQELIVRAGFETSGAEVVVVGRSNIVGKPIANIMLQKGRGANATVTIVHTGTKNLEAHCKRADILIVAAGVPGLVKPEWIKPGACVIDVGVNRVGEKLSEKTGKIVPILKGDVDFDAAKEIAGAITPVPGGVGPMTITMLMKNTVASAKMHAGLSLK; translated from the coding sequence ATGTCAGCAAAGATTATAAGCGGAACAGAAATTGCCGCACAGATAAGGGAAGAGCTAAAAAAAGAAGTTGCAGAATTAAAGGACAAACATGGGGTAGCGCCGGGACTGGTTACTATTCTTGTAGGTAAAAATCCCGCCTCTGTCAGTTATGTCACCGGCAAGCAGAAGACTGCGCACGAGCTTGGTTTCAATTCCATACAGGACGACCAGTCTGAGAATCTCTCAGAAGCCGACCTGCTTAAGCTTATTGACAAATACAACAAAGATCCCAAAATACACGGCATACTTGTTCAGCTCCCGCTGCCCAAACACATTGATGAGAAAAAGGTGCTGAACGCCATTGACCCGGATAAAGATGTGGATGGGTTTCACCCGGTCAATGTCGGCCGTTTAATGATTGGCGGCGCTGAGGTTAAATTCCTGCCGTGCACGCCTGCAGGCATTCAAGAGCTGATTGTCCGCGCCGGCTTTGAAACCTCCGGGGCTGAAGTCGTTGTTGTCGGACGCTCAAACATTGTAGGCAAGCCCATTGCCAACATAATGCTTCAGAAGGGCAGGGGTGCCAATGCAACGGTCACAATAGTGCACACAGGCACGAAGAACCTTGAGGCACACTGCAAGCGCGCAGACATACTTATCGTTGCCGCAGGCGTACCCGGCCTGGTAAAACCTGAATGGATTAAGCCCGGCGCCTGCGTCATAGACGTCGGAGTAAACCGAGTGGGTGAAAAATTAAGCGAAAAGACCGGCAAGATAGTGCCGATACTGAAGGGAGACGTTGACTTTGATGCGGCCAAGGAAATAGCCGGCGCCATCACTCCCGTGCCTGGCGGCGTAGGTCCGATGACTATAACCATGCTGATGAAAAACACTGTTGCCTCTGCAAAGATGCATGCAGGCTTATCGTTGAAGTAA
- the folE gene encoding GTP cyclohydrolase I FolE, translating to MDKKKIEKGVRLILEGIGEDAERSGLKDTPRRIAEMYEEIFAGLKTPVEEILKPIAGESHDELVLLKDIPFYSVCEHHFLPFIGKAHVAYIPSGEIVGLSELAKALEIFAKRPQVQERLTTQLADLIMEKIKPKGAMVIIDAEHLCMSMRGIKKPGSRTVTSAVRGIFRTKRSTREELLELIKKGV from the coding sequence ATGGATAAAAAGAAGATTGAAAAAGGCGTAAGGCTCATCCTTGAAGGCATAGGCGAGGATGCAGAAAGGTCCGGGTTAAAGGATACTCCACGGCGCATTGCGGAAATGTATGAGGAGATTTTCGCAGGGCTTAAGACGCCGGTTGAGGAGATATTAAAGCCAATAGCAGGCGAGAGCCATGATGAGCTGGTGCTGCTTAAGGACATACCTTTTTATTCAGTATGTGAGCATCACTTTCTTCCTTTTATCGGAAAGGCTCATGTCGCATACATACCTTCAGGAGAGATAGTCGGCTTAAGCGAGCTTGCAAAGGCGCTGGAGATTTTCGCAAAGAGGCCTCAGGTGCAGGAGCGCCTTACGACCCAGCTTGCAGACCTGATAATGGAAAAGATCAAACCCAAGGGCGCAATGGTTATTATTGACGCAGAACATCTGTGCATGAGCATGAGGGGAATAAAAAAGCCCGGCTCCAGAACAGTTACATCAGCAGTCAGAGGGATATTCCGCACCAAGCGGTCCACAAGGGAAGAACTGCTGGAATTAATAAAAAAAGGGGTTTAG